A part of Prevotella melaninogenica genomic DNA contains:
- a CDS encoding L-serine ammonia-lyase, whose product MESLKEIFKIGKGPSSSHTMGPQRAAIIFAERHPEAARFEVTLYGSLAATGKGHMTDKAIIDVLKQVAPIEIVWKPEVFLPYHPNGMLFRAYNSSQDLLDEWTVYSIGGGALSEGKATNDYFHKDSVYEMHTLKEIQMWCEHHGRGYWEYVKQCEREDFWDYLREVWKTMEAAVERGLDSEGALPGPLNLARKAPNYYIKARGYKPSLQSRGMVYSYALAVSEENASGGTIVTAPTCGACGVVPAVLYHLSKGHEFSETKILHALATAGLFGNIVKYNASISGAEVGCQGEVGVACAMASAASCQLFGGSPSQIEYAAEMGLEHHLGMTCDPVCGLVQIPCIERNAFAACRALDAQLYASFSDGSHRVSFDRVVEVMKQTGHDIPSLYKETSAGGLAKQYPM is encoded by the coding sequence ATGGAATCGTTAAAAGAGATTTTTAAAATAGGAAAAGGTCCATCGAGTAGTCATACGATGGGTCCACAGCGTGCAGCAATCATCTTTGCAGAGCGTCATCCTGAAGCTGCAAGATTTGAAGTTACGCTATATGGCAGTTTGGCTGCAACGGGTAAGGGGCATATGACTGACAAAGCTATCATTGACGTATTAAAACAAGTTGCGCCAATAGAGATAGTATGGAAGCCTGAAGTTTTTCTACCTTATCATCCCAATGGAATGCTATTTCGTGCCTATAATAGCAGTCAAGACCTCTTAGACGAATGGACGGTTTATAGCATCGGTGGTGGTGCACTGTCAGAAGGGAAGGCTACAAATGACTACTTTCACAAGGATTCTGTTTATGAAATGCATACCCTCAAAGAAATTCAGATGTGGTGTGAGCATCATGGACGAGGCTATTGGGAGTATGTAAAACAGTGTGAGCGTGAAGATTTTTGGGACTATCTTCGCGAAGTTTGGAAAACTATGGAGGCAGCCGTCGAGCGTGGTCTTGACAGCGAAGGAGCCTTACCTGGTCCGTTGAACCTTGCTCGAAAAGCACCTAACTATTACATAAAAGCACGTGGATATAAGCCTTCTTTGCAGAGTCGTGGAATGGTTTATTCATACGCTTTGGCAGTAAGTGAGGAGAATGCTTCTGGTGGTACGATTGTTACCGCACCAACTTGTGGGGCTTGTGGTGTCGTCCCAGCGGTGCTTTATCATCTGTCAAAAGGACACGAATTCTCAGAAACAAAGATATTACACGCACTTGCAACAGCAGGTCTCTTTGGTAATATCGTAAAGTATAATGCTTCTATCTCAGGCGCAGAAGTAGGCTGTCAAGGTGAGGTTGGCGTGGCGTGTGCTATGGCATCAGCTGCTTCCTGTCAGTTGTTCGGTGGTAGTCCATCACAGATTGAGTATGCTGCCGAGATGGGGTTAGAGCATCACTTGGGTATGACTTGTGACCCAGTGTGCGGTTTGGTACAGATTCCTTGTATCGAACGTAATGCATTTGCGGCTTGTCGTGCACTGGATGCTCAACTTTATGCGTCATTTAGTGATGGTAGTCATCGTGTTTCCTTCGACCGTGTTGTAGAAGTAATGAAGCAGACGGGACACGACATCCCATCGCTCTATAAAGAGACAAGCGCTGGCGGATTGGCAAAGCAATATCCAATGTAA